In Maridesulfovibrio sp., the following proteins share a genomic window:
- the rnr gene encoding ribonuclease R, with product MVKKRKSKNPGMINPYEAMNVFKQSRKPLSVGELEKRLGLTKRHRKFVKNILKDLVREGKIIKIGNAYGVVEKMNLITGKLQVQRSGAAFLLPDDKNRKDIYIHTKNLRDAWHGDRVTVAITGSHWGGKREEGRVVRVLERGKQVFPVRVIRPMGGTALLCHPTDPRLDFGIVVEPDEAVVDESVPDDNVNELHPAESAEAEVDFSRISRGDILLVAPGEQINPSLWEGRILKMLGDEDDVLVQEAIVKANHGIPTAFPGKVLAIADALPDEPTEEDFTGREDMRGIPFVTIDGATAKDFDDAVFVERINGGYRLRVAIADVSHYVAMDSPLDREALKRGNSYYFPKSVEPMFPEALSNGLCSLNPDVNRLAMTASIEFDKSGAPFNSSFAPAVIKSHARLTYDQVYKGVIQNDKEEQEKLGDVLPMLGLCEELARKINKLRKGRGSLEFDLPEPEIHFNMQGHTVDIRPRCRNFAHQIIEEFMIAANEAVAEFLTEKEIGCLYRVHPGPDDEKLTNLFKVLRKIGISKQIPDPVTPQALQNVISESEGTDQEYLVSRLLLRSMKQAKYEPANEGHFGLASECYCHFTSPIRRYADLVVHRLLKVALGDGHQAIPGEKQLGRIGNSISGTERTAMEAEREILKRLTIIFLKDKVGEEFTGVISSIAEFGFWVEFQEVMAEGMVRLSALGDDYYTFWSDRQMIVGERTGHAFRLGQKITVRLESVSLELLEANLSLVSGAEDYKKFV from the coding sequence ATGGTAAAAAAAAGAAAATCCAAAAATCCCGGTATGATTAATCCTTACGAGGCTATGAATGTTTTCAAGCAAAGCCGCAAGCCCCTGTCTGTGGGGGAATTGGAAAAAAGATTGGGGTTAACCAAGCGGCACCGTAAGTTTGTCAAAAATATATTGAAAGATCTTGTTCGTGAAGGGAAAATAATAAAAATAGGTAATGCATACGGCGTTGTGGAGAAGATGAATCTGATTACAGGAAAGTTGCAGGTCCAGCGTTCAGGTGCAGCTTTTCTGCTCCCGGACGACAAGAACCGCAAAGATATTTATATCCACACCAAGAATCTGCGCGATGCATGGCATGGCGACCGGGTTACTGTGGCTATCACCGGCTCCCATTGGGGAGGTAAACGCGAAGAAGGGCGTGTTGTGCGAGTTCTGGAGCGGGGCAAACAGGTTTTCCCGGTTCGGGTAATCCGACCCATGGGCGGGACAGCATTGCTTTGCCATCCGACAGATCCTCGTTTGGACTTCGGGATTGTCGTTGAGCCTGATGAAGCTGTTGTGGATGAATCTGTACCTGATGATAACGTCAATGAACTCCATCCGGCGGAATCAGCGGAAGCGGAAGTTGATTTCTCCCGTATTTCCAGAGGTGATATCCTGCTGGTAGCCCCCGGCGAGCAGATCAATCCTTCACTATGGGAAGGACGTATTTTGAAAATGCTGGGCGATGAAGACGATGTCCTTGTCCAGGAAGCGATAGTAAAGGCCAACCACGGCATACCGACTGCTTTCCCGGGTAAGGTACTGGCTATTGCCGATGCCTTGCCGGATGAGCCCACAGAAGAGGATTTTACCGGGCGTGAAGATATGCGTGGAATTCCATTCGTGACTATCGACGGTGCAACAGCCAAGGACTTTGATGATGCTGTTTTCGTTGAGCGCATTAACGGCGGTTACCGTCTGCGGGTGGCAATTGCTGATGTGAGCCATTATGTAGCTATGGATTCCCCGTTGGATCGCGAAGCGTTGAAACGCGGTAACTCCTACTATTTTCCTAAATCTGTGGAGCCGATGTTTCCGGAAGCTTTGAGTAATGGGCTGTGCAGCCTGAACCCGGATGTAAACCGGCTGGCTATGACTGCTAGCATCGAATTCGATAAATCCGGTGCTCCGTTCAATTCATCTTTCGCCCCGGCGGTGATCAAGAGTCATGCGCGTTTGACTTATGATCAGGTCTACAAGGGAGTAATCCAGAATGATAAGGAAGAGCAGGAAAAGTTAGGTGACGTGCTGCCCATGCTCGGACTTTGCGAAGAGCTGGCCCGGAAAATAAATAAACTCCGTAAGGGCAGAGGAAGTCTTGAGTTTGACCTGCCGGAACCGGAAATTCATTTCAATATGCAAGGTCATACCGTGGATATCCGTCCGCGCTGCCGTAATTTTGCACACCAGATCATTGAGGAATTCATGATTGCCGCTAACGAGGCTGTGGCGGAATTCCTGACCGAAAAGGAGATCGGCTGCCTTTACCGAGTTCACCCGGGACCGGACGATGAGAAGCTGACCAACCTGTTTAAAGTATTGCGCAAAATAGGCATCAGTAAACAGATTCCCGACCCGGTCACCCCGCAGGCTTTGCAGAATGTGATCAGTGAGTCCGAGGGAACTGATCAGGAGTATCTGGTCAGCAGGCTGCTGCTGCGCTCCATGAAGCAGGCCAAGTATGAACCGGCAAATGAAGGTCACTTCGGATTGGCTTCGGAATGTTACTGCCATTTTACGTCACCGATCAGGCGTTATGCCGATCTGGTGGTCCATCGACTGCTCAAGGTCGCCTTGGGAGATGGGCATCAGGCCATTCCCGGCGAGAAGCAGCTTGGCAGAATCGGAAATTCCATCAGCGGTACTGAACGTACTGCCATGGAAGCTGAGCGTGAGATTCTCAAACGGCTGACGATTATTTTTCTTAAGGATAAGGTCGGTGAGGAGTTTACCGGAGTTATTTCATCCATAGCCGAGTTTGGATTCTGGGTGGAATTTCAGGAGGTAATGGCCGAAGGCATGGTTCGCCTGTCTGCACTTGGTGACGATTACTATACTTTCTGGTCTGACCGGCAGATGATTGTAGGGGAACGTACCGGGCATGCTTTCCGCTTGGGACAGAAAATTACCGTTCGGTTAGAGTCTGTAAGCCTAGAACTTCTGGAAGCCAATCTCTCACTGGTTTCGGGGGCGGAAGACTATAAAAAGTTTGTATAA